In Colletotrichum lupini chromosome 6, complete sequence, a single window of DNA contains:
- a CDS encoding monooxygenase, whose amino-acid sequence MPFLNPQPKIIIAGAGIGGLTAALSLHAAGFTDIHIFEAASQLTTLGVGINVQPSAILILRNLGLLEAFEKTGVKTQELNFYNRHGHAILSEPRGLKAGYAVPQFSVHRGECQMLLLSAVKERLGEGAVNLNHALTGFSQDEKSITAEFSQRRDGAPAGQSSVTGHILIAADGINSTARKVLYPNEGPPRFSGRMLWRGCIEREPYLTGASMVWAGHADQKFIAYPISQRSADKGKSLVNWIAELRIRDKDDEDLTPPKTDWTKAVDKSVFEGPFQGWRCGGLEMKDLIDATEKVFEFPMSDRDPVERWSFGRLTLLGDAAHAMYPIGSNGASQAIIDAETLAKQLVENQDDVVAALKAYESERLPATSKIIMANRGNGPDHVLQICEERAPDGFGNVYDVVPKNELEDIGRVYKKVAGFEMESVNKKAQETEGISEKLGLKSPAEWI is encoded by the coding sequence ATGCCATTTCTAAACCCTCAGCCCAAGATCATCATCGCCGGTGCAGGTATTGGTGGCCTCACGGCAGCACTGTCCCTCCACGCCGCTGGGTTCACAGACATCCACATCTTCGAAGCAGCGTCACAACTCACAACTCTTGGCGTCGGGATCAATGTGCAACCCTCCGCCATTCTCATTCTCCGTAATCTCGGACTCCTGGAAGCTTTCGAGAAGACCGGCGTCAAGACGCAAGAACTGAACTTTTACAACCGTCACGGCCATGCCATTCTCAGCGAGCCACGAGGTCTCAAGGCAGGCTATGCAGTGCCGCAATTCAGCGTTCATCGCGGCGAATGCCAAATGCTGCTTCTGAGTGCCGTCAAAGAGCGTTTGGGCGAAGGGGCGGTCAATCTCAATCACGCTCTGACAGGGTTCTCACAGGATGAGAAGAGCATCACAGCAGAGTTTTCGCAACGGCGAGACGGTGCGCCGGCAGGACAGTCTAGCGTCACTGGCCATATTCTGATAGCCGCTGACGGAATCAATTCGACCGCGAGAAAGGTTCTCTACCCCAACGAAGGCCCGCCACGATTCTCGGGCCGCATGCTTTGGCGCGGCTGTATCGAGCGTGAGCCGTATCTCACAGGAGCATCAATGGTTTGGGCTGGTCACGCCGATCAAAAGTTCATCGCCTATCCCATTAGCCAGCGCTCCGCAGATAAGGGCAAGAGCCTTGTGAACTGGATCGCCGAACTCAGGATAAGAGACAAGGATGATGAGGATCTCACGCCGCCAAAGACGGACTGGACAAAAGCAGTCGACAAGTCTGTGTTTGAGGGGCCGTTTCAAGGTTGGCGGTGCGGCGGGCTCGAGATGAAGGATCTCATCGACGCAACCGAGAAGGTTTTTGAGTTCCCTATGAGCGATCGGGACCCTGTTGAGCGTTGGAGCTTCGGCCGCCTGACTTTGCTTGGTGATGCTGCGCACGCAATGTACCCGATTGGCTCTAACGGCGCATCGCAGGCTATTATCGACGCGGAGACTCTTGCGAAGCAACTTGTTGAGAACCAAGACGATGTGGTGGCGGCGCTGAAGGCGTATGAGTCGGAGCGGCTGCCAGCCACGTCCAAGATCATCATGGCAAACCGTGGAAATGGACCGGATCACGTCTTGCAAATATGCGAGGAAAGAGCACCCGATGGTTTCGGGAATGTCTACGATGTTGTCCCGAAGAACGAACTAGAAGACATTGGTCGGGTCTACAAGAAGGTGGCTGGGTTTGAAATGGAAAGTGTGAATAAGAAAGCACAGGAAACAGAGGGCATTAGTGAGAAACTAGGATTAAAGAGCCCAGCTGAGTGGATTTAG